A single window of Cryptococcus neoformans var. neoformans JEC21 chromosome 3 sequence DNA harbors:
- a CDS encoding expressed protein: MAIVEEIDPDAGGSGYIGSSLEELLQGLVKLSKDLALPDTLVSGFMKQVDELGLKPYKIKSLQIVKEMAPKIKEIETDWGWDEVSTDNQIRILGNIIRLHGIDSWSSTEMCNSINDISPHLPSSLPLNLLPTLRPYFAPHPSLSSASRPLKTPTGGKDANMDMHEIQPFKSAAGWGAHNILRWCASRLTPGEVEKNLGLVLPPTLVMMDDYEPSWRETGAAVLESWVFKLDSAVLRRMGLDALLLKSLIHTLSLHPNPPVYKVLPITLHLIEHTNLPDQKRTELYGEIMEKHFVQGWVYAPSGIEGKVSVGLAKELIIMCDLLGPGIVRWLKSIIPHLLDPIQYPPTPPVIPHYNSNLTALLHLMRTIRSTERLSRWRGQVLNILSRLWAQCQERKGVEDTEGEAMLKPLEDLIKELFKEIALQTPSVTEVEYPQLLSISITMFKDLIAAST; the protein is encoded by the exons ATGGCGATAGTAGAGGAGATAGACCCCGACGCTGGAGGCTCAGGATACATTGGGAGCTCCCTGGAAGAGCTCCTGCAGGGCCTTGTCAAGCTCTCGAAAGATCTTGCGCTGCCTGATACCCTTGTGTCAGGCTTCATGAAGCAAGTGGATG AACTTGGGCTGAAGCCTTATAAAATTAAATCTCTGCAAATTGTCAAAGAAATGGCGCCAAAAATCAAAGAAATCGAAACGGATTGGGGCTGGGACGAAGTATCGACCGATAACCAGATCAGAATACTTGGAAATATCATAAGACTACATGGTATCGACTCCTGGTCATCCACAGAGATGTGCAACAGTATAAATG ACATCTCGCCTCATCtaccctcttctctcccatTGAACCTCCTCCCCACTCTTCGCCCGTACTTTGCACCCCAcccctccctttcctctgcttcgAGACCCCTCAAAACTCCAACTGGAGGTAAAGATGCCAACATGGATATGCATGAGATCCAACCCTTCAAATCAGCTGCTGGCTGGGGCGCACACAACATCCTCCGTTGGTGTGCCTCCAGACTGACCCCAGgcgaggtggagaagaaccTTGGCCTGGTACTTCCTCCTACATTGGTTATGATGGATGATTACGAGCCCTCTTGGAGGGAAACTGGAGCGGCTGTGCTGGAAAGCTGGGTGTTCAAGCTTGACTCAGCCGTCTTGCGCCGCATGGGACTTGATGCGCTCCTGCTCAAATCACTCATTCAcaccctctccctccaTCCTAACCCACCAGTGTACAAGGTGTTACCCATAACCCTCCATCTCATTGAGCATACCAATCTTCCTGATCAAAAACGGACTGAACTATACGGAGAGATCATGGAAAAACATTTTGTCCAAGGCTGGGTGTATGCACCATCTGGCATTGAGGGTAAAGTATCGGTGGGTCTAGCAAAAGAGTTGATAATCATGTGCGATCTCCTCGGACCTGGTATTGTACGTTGGCTCAAG AGTATCattccccatcttctcgatcCAATCCAGTACCCGCCTACGCCGCCCGTCATTCCACATTATAATTCTAACCTCACCGCATTATTGCATCTCATGCGTACAATAAGGTCTACGGAGAGGTTATCTAGATGGAGAGGGCAGGTACTGAACATTTTAAGTAGATTATGGGCGCAATGtcaagaaaggaaaggggTTGAAGATACAGAAGGGGAAG CAATGCTCAAGCCATTAGAAGACCTTATCAAAGAGTTATTTAAAGAGATTGCTCTCCAAACACCCTCGGTGACCGAAGTCGAATACCCTCAGCTTCTCTCTATTTCCATTACGATGTTCAAAGATCTCATTGCGGCATCAACATAG